The genomic segment GCGACATCGTCTGGTTCGAGGCCGGCGAGAAACATTGGCACGGCGCGTCGCCGCAGACGGCCATGAGCCATATCGCCATCGCCGAGGCGCTCGACGGCAAAGTCGTCGATTGGATGGAACAGGTCAGCGACGCGCAATATCAAGCAGGTTGAACATGAAACCGCATGTCATTTTGCATATGGGATCGAGCCTCGATGGCCGGATCGTTCCGACGCATTGGCCGCAGGATCTCACCGACCGATTGACCGAGGTTTACGAACGCGTTCACCAGGCGTTGGAAAGCGACGCCTGGATCGTTGGCCGTATTACCATGGCCAGCTTTCAGACAGGCAGTCCGAAACCAGCGATGGCGACCGAGGCTTTGCCGCGCACCACATGGAAAGCGTCCGCCGCGGCGCAAGGGCCTTATGCGATCGCCATCGATCAGCATGGCAAACTGCATCTCAACAGAGGCCAGATCAGCGGCGATGCCATTATCGTCGTTTTGTCCGAGGCGGTATCCGATGACCATTTGGCCGAACTGCGCCGCGATGGCATCTCCTACATTTTCGCCGGACGAACCGAGATCGATCTGGCGCGAGCGCTGACCATTCTTGCGACGGAGTTCGGCATTAAACGCCTGTTGCTGGAAGGCGGCGGCGCCATCAACGGCAGCTTTCTTTCAGCTGGGCTGATTGATGAAATCAGCCTGATTGTCGTGCCACTCGCAGACGGTTTGGCCGGCTTGCCGACAACATTTGATCGCACGTCCGGCAAGCCGCGCCTGTTGCAATTTCAGTCTGTCGAGCAGCTCGAACATGATTTGGTGCATCTCAGATACACCGTTGTTTGAGCGCCGAATGTGGCAAGGTTAACGGGCGTCATTTGCTTCAAGGAGAGGTCCGCGCTAATTCACCGAGTTGGAATTTGTGAGAAACAGAGGACGCCGGACAGGCTTTGCGAGTCCCGTCAAATCCACTTCTCCTCCTCGGCCCGACCATTATCCTGCTTTTCGCGGTCGCGTTTATCTTTGCCTGGACGCTCGATCGACCGCGCCGGCATTTGTTATTGTTCGGCATTGCCGGGTTTCTGTTTTGCATGGGTACCCTCTGCCAAATTCTAGCGGTGCCCGCGGCCCCTGGCCCAAACGCTGTCGTCTCCGCCTTCATCTATACGATCAGCGTTTTGACCTTCAATGAAGGGTTGCTGATCCGCTCCAGCAAGCACACGCCATGGCTGGCGCAGTGTGGCATCCTGTTCCTGATCGTCGCGGGCACGGCCTATTTCTTTTACGTCGATCGCAACGTGTGGATCCGCGTCTACATTTTGAACTTCGGCTTTGGTTTGATCTGTCTGGTCACCGCGTGGCGCGTGCGCGCCTTGCGCTTGGGACAGATGACGGAACGAATCTTGTTCTGGACGCTGCTGATCTTCTCCATTCAATTCATTCTGCGCACCCTGCTCACGCAACAATTCATTGTGCCCGACGCCACTGCTTTTGGGCTGTCGCCGTTCTGGCTGGCGCTGCAATACTCGCTCGCGGTGCTCGGCGTCGCTCTGGCTCTGGCGCTTCTTGGGGTTGCCGTCGGCGATGTGATCGAGGATCTGCGGCGCGAGCGCGCGATAGACTCTCTGACCGGCCTGCTCAATCGACGTGGCTTTCAAGAAGGCGCTGCGCCGTGCATGCATGATCCGCGCAGCCTGCCCTTGAGTGTCGTCGTTGCCGACATCGATCATTTCAAACAGATCAATGACGCATTGGGTCATGCCGCCGGCGATGAAGTGCTTCGGACACTCGGCAAGGTGATCCGCCAGGCGGCACGGCGCATCGATCTGTGCGGCAGGTTGGGCGGCGAAGAATTTGTCCTTCTGCTGCCCAACTGCGACGCAGAGGGCGCCGCCGCCTTCGCCGAACGATTGCGCGCGGCCATCAGCGCCACACGGTTCGCGGGACTCCCGGACACGTGGCGCGTGACAGCCAGTTTCGGTCTGGCGGAGAAGCGGCCCGACGAGAGCCTGTCGGATCTCCTTGTGCGGGCCGATGCGGCGCTCTACCGGGCCAAGCACGCCGGGCGTGATCGCGTCGAGCGCCATACCGAAACGATGCTTGGCCAACCCCTTGGCCAAACCGACAG from the Beijerinckia sp. 28-YEA-48 genome contains:
- a CDS encoding RibD family protein; translated protein: MKPHVILHMGSSLDGRIVPTHWPQDLTDRLTEVYERVHQALESDAWIVGRITMASFQTGSPKPAMATEALPRTTWKASAAAQGPYAIAIDQHGKLHLNRGQISGDAIIVVLSEAVSDDHLAELRRDGISYIFAGRTEIDLARALTILATEFGIKRLLLEGGGAINGSFLSAGLIDEISLIVVPLADGLAGLPTTFDRTSGKPRLLQFQSVEQLEHDLVHLRYTVV
- a CDS encoding GGDEF domain-containing protein, translating into MGTLCQILAVPAAPGPNAVVSAFIYTISVLTFNEGLLIRSSKHTPWLAQCGILFLIVAGTAYFFYVDRNVWIRVYILNFGFGLICLVTAWRVRALRLGQMTERILFWTLLIFSIQFILRTLLTQQFIVPDATAFGLSPFWLALQYSLAVLGVALALALLGVAVGDVIEDLRRERAIDSLTGLLNRRGFQEGAAPCMHDPRSLPLSVVVADIDHFKQINDALGHAAGDEVLRTLGKVIRQAARRIDLCGRLGGEEFVLLLPNCDAEGAAAFAERLRAAISATRFAGLPDTWRVTASFGLAEKRPDESLSDLLVRADAALYRAKHAGRDRVERHTETMLGQPLGQTDRLSIDPV